A single genomic interval of Drosophila virilis strain 15010-1051.87 chromosome 2, Dvir_AGI_RSII-ME, whole genome shotgun sequence harbors:
- the Trc8 gene encoding protein TRC8 homolog isoform X1 produces the protein MSIRTQVLGLVDVMMRVPPIMVIDEILKIGMGVPSQLSSGKGYTMETTTSTTKAAPQEASNSTDTLANIKAFFGMGSEDSATSSIGNRSQDILEHTIENASKSAQAGGMLSSNFNSLMDELANDSMLGNILNITTVKFVVCLLGFLCAACIFMLWTRHLVMVYMFLTSLGLTFLSYWSNVSALELMEQSPSILEDLLSLNTTRLLDSGGIVMALAPHIIAQWFMGMLFAYIHLGPRYALLQRSMPIIFTSPILLAMLPLSSSIVDKLPVIAGLTPIILTKITLMLSAMDASRTVYNGYQYAVNFVSNFGLSALIENEWQRLNVPNVLRLFWIIRIMQGGYALLTVESDVPLQLFPAIEKLLVDGCETLTAVLGMTGVISMICHYIGRGFQWYLLTYDNDEEKSLGTVSAVLFYILALQTGLTSLAPDRRFVRLCRNLCLLVTALLHFLHNIVSPILMSLSAARNPSRKRHVRALSVCAFLILMPVGLLYYLWAQHSPSTWLLAVTAFSVEVIIKVLVSLATYTLFLLDARRQFFWEKLDDYLYYVRAFGNAVEFCFGILLFVNGAWILVFESAQNATGGAIRAIMMCIHAYFNIWCEARAGWSVFMKRRSAVHKISALPEATPAQLQAFDDVCAICYQEMYSAKITRCRHFFHGVCLRKWLYVQDRCPLCHEIMMYTDKAEENAQDADPAAPAQAEQPIRIYPREDANNAGVPRRSPERGAEAAPEEGVAPVNAAAALANIDNAIANLASEAAAIAAETRAAVASSASSSSSNSNASYITASAQPPPSTANSAAAVATAAASNTTHIFRLSQEQQ, from the exons ATGTCCATCCGGACGCAGGTGCTCGGCCTGGTGGACGTCATGATGCGTGTGCCGCCCATCATGGTCATCGATGAGATACTCAAAATTGGCATGGGCGTCCCCAGCCAGCTCAGTTCGGGTAAAGGTTACACCATGGAGACAACAACctcaacaacaaaagctgcgCCGCAAGAAGCCAGCAACAGCACAGACACCTTAGCCAACATCAAAGCATTCTTTGGTATGGGCAGCGAAGATTCAGCCACCAGCTCTATCGGCAACCGCAGTCAAGATATACTGGAACACACCATAGAAAATGCATCCAAATCAGCGCAAGCCGGCGGAATGCTCAGCAGCAATTTCAACAGCCTAATGGACGAGCTGGCCAACGATAGCATGCTAGGCAATATACTTAATATAACGACGGTGAAGTTCGTCGTCTGTTTACTAG GTTTCTTATGCGCCGCTTGCATTTTCATGTTATGGACGCGGCATTTAGTGATGGTGTACATGTTTCTTACCTCGCTGGGACTCACATTTCTCTCCTACTGGTCCAATGTGAGCGCACTAGAGCTAATGGAGCAAAGTCCGAGCATACTGGAAGATTTATTGTCCTTGAATACGACCAGACTGCTGGATTCGGGCGGAATCGTCATGGCGCTAGCGCCACATATCATCGCCCAATGGTTCATGGGCATGCTCTTTGCCTATATACATTTAGGCCCTCGTTATGCGCTGCTCCAACGGTCCATGCCTATCATTTTTACTAGTCCAATTCTGCTTGCCATGTTGCCTCTTTCATCGAGCATAGTGGACAAACTGCCCGTGATCGCGGGTCTCACGCCCATCATACTGACTAAAATCACGCTTATGCTGAGTGCCATGGACGCTAGCAGAACGGTTTACAATGGTTACCAATATGCCGTGAATTTCGTATCCAACTTTGGACTTTCGGCTCTCATTGAGAACGAGTGGCAGCGTCTAAATGTGCCCAACGTCTTGCGTCTGTTTTGGATCATTAG AATTATGCAGGGCGGCTATGCCTTGCTGACTGTCGAATCGGATGTGCCTTTGCAGCTGTTTCCGGCCATCGAGAAGCTGCTCGTTGATGGTTGTGAAACTTTGACCGCTGTGCTGGGCATGACTGGTGTCATCTCGATGATATGCCACTATATAGGACGCGGCTTTCAGTGGTATCTGCTGACCTATGACAATGACGAAGAGAAGTCGCTGGGCACAGTTTCGGCGGTGCTGTTTTACATATTAGCACTACAAACTGGCCTCACATCATTGGCGCCCGATAGGCGTTTTGTGCGCTTATGTCGCAATCTATGCCTTCTGGTCACAGCGCTACTGCACTTCCTTCACAACATTGTTTCACCCATATTGATGTCGTTGAGCGCGGCGCGGAATCCTTCACGTAAGCGTCACGTGCGCGCTTTATCTGTTTGCGCCTTTCTCATATTAATGCCAGTCGGGCTGCTTTACTACTTGTGGGCGCAGCATTCGCCCTCTACTTGGCTGCTGGCGGTGACTGCCTTCTCCGTGGAGGTCATTATCAAG GTGCTCGTTTCGCTGGCCACATATACGCTCTTTTTACTAGACGCCCGTCGCCAGTTCTTTTGGGAAAAACTAGATGACTATCTATACTATGTGCGTGCCTTCGGCAATGCCGTAGAGTTCTGTTTTGGCATCTTGCTATTTGTTAATGGTGCCTGGATCTTGGTCTTTGAATCGG CCCAAAATGCTACAGGCGGCGCCATTAGGGCGATCATGATGTGCATTCATGCCTACTTCAATATCTGGTGCGAGGCACGCGCTGGCTGGTCGGTGTTCATGAAGAGGCGCTCTGCGGTCCACAAGATATCAGCATTGCCGGAAGCGACTCCTGCTCAGCTGCAGGCCTTTGATGATGTATGCGCCATCTGTTATCAG gAAATGTACTCGGCTAAGATAACGCGATGCCGTCACTTTTTCCATGGAGTTTGCCTGCGCAAGTGGCTCTATGTACAGGATCGCTGTCCGCTGTGTCACGAAATAATGATGTACACTGACAAAGCTGAGGAGAACGCACAAGATGCCGAtccagcagctccagctcaaGCTGAACAGCCTATTCGTATATATCCAAGAGAA GACGCAAACAATGCTGGAGTGCCGCGCCGCTCACCCGAACGCGGTGCAGAAGCAGCTCCAGAAGAGGGCGTAGCACCGGTcaatgctgccgctgccttgGCCAATATTGATAATGCTATAGCCAATTTGGCGAGCGAGGCGGCCGCAATTGCAGCAGAGACCCGAGCCGCTGTAGCCAGCAGTGcaagcagtagcagcagcaacagtaatGCGAGCTATATCACAGCGTCGGCTCAACCGCCTCCATCGACGGCAAATTCGGCGGCCGCTGTTGCTACCGCTGCGGCCAGCAATACGACGCACATATTTCGGTTGTCACAGGAACAGCAATGA
- the FipoQ gene encoding F-box/LRR-repeat protein 2 isoform X1, whose amino-acid sequence MDISTDIWGQLAVEASQVYLSDGTMRSPFADTTIEKLPDKVLLHIFSYLSHREICRLARICRRWRKIAYDTRLWKNVSLRPEVSGLHVGSLEMLLSLISVRFGPTLRYIELPIELITHTVLHELSAKCPNLTHMLLDFSTAMQLHDFSEMQAFPTKLRYMCICLSEVIFMEGFMRKIYNFINGLEVLHLVGTYEKCEEEEEEIYEVINVHRLKSATPNLRVINLYGINFIDDSHIDAFSSNCIQLECLAVNFCNKVTGSTLKTLVQRSKRLTCLLMNGTSLKSEFVMQVEWDKCALQELDITATDLTSECLVDMLTRIPNLKFLSAGQINGFNDTVLKQWMEQGNTRSLNSLDLDSSDNITDEGMLKFLQRHGHQLSACCLSGMPHITDQLWMSILPMLGNCKIIVMGTAEKLGVNIHVDQLMDTIASNCGNLERLELRWDPDNLRFSDKSQKAIDILRVKCLKLRCMVLSDGRYYETVKANFERADRITVVRTTTCCRVSPYHLLRNYNDLVFN is encoded by the exons ATGGATATTTCTACCGATATTTGGGGTCAGCTGGCCGTAGAGGCCTCGCAGGTGTATCTATCCGATGGCACCATGCGTAGTCCCTTCGCCGACACG ACGATTGAAAAACTGCCCGACAAGGTGCTGTTgcacatattttcatatctgTCGCATCGGGAGATTTGTCGGCTGGCCCGCATCTGTCGTCGCTGGCGTAAGATCGCCTACGATACGCGCTTGTGGAAGAATGTATCGCTGCGACCGGAGGTTTCAGGGCTGCACGTCGGCTCTCTGGAGATGCTGCTCTCTCTAATTTCGGTAAGATTTGGACCGACGCTGCGCTACATCGAGCTGCCGATTGAGCTTATCACGCACACGGTGCTGCACGAGCTGTCGGCTAAGTGTCCAAATCTAACGCACATGCTGCTGGACTTCTCCACAG CTATGCAATTGCATGACTTCAGCGAGATGCAGGCGTTTCCCACTAAACTGCGCTACATGTGCATTTGCTTGTCCGAGGTGATCTTCATGGAGGGCTTCATGCGTAAGATTTACAATTTTATCAATGGTCTGGAGGTGCTACACTTGGTTGGCACCTATGAAAAGtgcgaggaggaggaggaggaaatTTACGAAGTCATTAATGTGCACAGACTCAAATCGGCCACGCCCAATTTGCGCGTCATCAATTTGTATGGCATTAATTTTATAGACGACTCGCACATTGATGCCTTCAGCTCCAATTGCATACAGCTTGAGTGCCTGGCTGTTAACTTTTGCAATAAGGTCACAGGATCCACGTTGAAGACGTTGGTGCAGCGCTCGAAGCGATTGACCTGCCTGCTCATGAATGGCACGAGCTTAAAATCAGAGTTTGTCATGCAGGTGGAATGGGATAAGTGCGCGCTACAAGAGCTGGACATTACGGCTACCGATTTGACTAGCGAGTGCCTGGTAGACATGTTAACGCGTATACCCAATCTTAAGTTCCTATCTGCCGGCCAAATCAATGGATTCAATGATACCGTGTTGAAGCAGTGGATGGAACAAGGCAACACCAG ATCCCTCAACTCCTTGGACTTGGACTCCTCGGATAACATAACAGACGAAGGCATGCTAAAGTTTCTGCAGCGCCATGGCCATCAGCTGAGCGCGTGCTGCCTATCTGGCATGCCGCACATTACAGATCAGCTCTGGATGAGCATACTGCCCATGTTGGGTAACTGCAA AATAATAGTTATGGGCACGGCTGAGAAACTGGGCGTCAATATACACGTGGATCAGCTGATGGACACCATTGCATCCAACTGTGGAAATTTGGAGCGTCTGGAGCTGCGTTGGGACCCGGACAACTTGCGTTTCTCCgacaaaagccaaaaggctATTGATATATTGCGCGTTAAGTGCCTAAAGCTGCGCTGCATGGTTTTAAG CGATGGTCGTTATTATGAAACAGTGAAGGCCAACTTTGAACGCGCCGACCGTATCACGGTGGTGCGCACCACCACTTGCTGTCGTGTCTCGCCATATCACTTGTTGCGCAATTATAACGACTTGGTTTTCAACTAA
- the FipoQ gene encoding F-box/LRR-repeat protein 2 isoform X2, translated as MDNWNVLAAQTSSQAIGRDDLNAVVKTRLTIEKLPDKVLLHIFSYLSHREICRLARICRRWRKIAYDTRLWKNVSLRPEVSGLHVGSLEMLLSLISVRFGPTLRYIELPIELITHTVLHELSAKCPNLTHMLLDFSTAMQLHDFSEMQAFPTKLRYMCICLSEVIFMEGFMRKIYNFINGLEVLHLVGTYEKCEEEEEEIYEVINVHRLKSATPNLRVINLYGINFIDDSHIDAFSSNCIQLECLAVNFCNKVTGSTLKTLVQRSKRLTCLLMNGTSLKSEFVMQVEWDKCALQELDITATDLTSECLVDMLTRIPNLKFLSAGQINGFNDTVLKQWMEQGNTRSLNSLDLDSSDNITDEGMLKFLQRHGHQLSACCLSGMPHITDQLWMSILPMLGNCKIIVMGTAEKLGVNIHVDQLMDTIASNCGNLERLELRWDPDNLRFSDKSQKAIDILRVKCLKLRCMVLSDGRYYETVKANFERADRITVVRTTTCCRVSPYHLLRNYNDLVFN; from the exons ATGGATAATTGGAACGTTTTGGCAGCGCAAACCTCATCCCAGGCCATTGGACGAGATGATCTCAATGCGGTGGTCAAGACGCGTCTG ACGATTGAAAAACTGCCCGACAAGGTGCTGTTgcacatattttcatatctgTCGCATCGGGAGATTTGTCGGCTGGCCCGCATCTGTCGTCGCTGGCGTAAGATCGCCTACGATACGCGCTTGTGGAAGAATGTATCGCTGCGACCGGAGGTTTCAGGGCTGCACGTCGGCTCTCTGGAGATGCTGCTCTCTCTAATTTCGGTAAGATTTGGACCGACGCTGCGCTACATCGAGCTGCCGATTGAGCTTATCACGCACACGGTGCTGCACGAGCTGTCGGCTAAGTGTCCAAATCTAACGCACATGCTGCTGGACTTCTCCACAG CTATGCAATTGCATGACTTCAGCGAGATGCAGGCGTTTCCCACTAAACTGCGCTACATGTGCATTTGCTTGTCCGAGGTGATCTTCATGGAGGGCTTCATGCGTAAGATTTACAATTTTATCAATGGTCTGGAGGTGCTACACTTGGTTGGCACCTATGAAAAGtgcgaggaggaggaggaggaaatTTACGAAGTCATTAATGTGCACAGACTCAAATCGGCCACGCCCAATTTGCGCGTCATCAATTTGTATGGCATTAATTTTATAGACGACTCGCACATTGATGCCTTCAGCTCCAATTGCATACAGCTTGAGTGCCTGGCTGTTAACTTTTGCAATAAGGTCACAGGATCCACGTTGAAGACGTTGGTGCAGCGCTCGAAGCGATTGACCTGCCTGCTCATGAATGGCACGAGCTTAAAATCAGAGTTTGTCATGCAGGTGGAATGGGATAAGTGCGCGCTACAAGAGCTGGACATTACGGCTACCGATTTGACTAGCGAGTGCCTGGTAGACATGTTAACGCGTATACCCAATCTTAAGTTCCTATCTGCCGGCCAAATCAATGGATTCAATGATACCGTGTTGAAGCAGTGGATGGAACAAGGCAACACCAG ATCCCTCAACTCCTTGGACTTGGACTCCTCGGATAACATAACAGACGAAGGCATGCTAAAGTTTCTGCAGCGCCATGGCCATCAGCTGAGCGCGTGCTGCCTATCTGGCATGCCGCACATTACAGATCAGCTCTGGATGAGCATACTGCCCATGTTGGGTAACTGCAA AATAATAGTTATGGGCACGGCTGAGAAACTGGGCGTCAATATACACGTGGATCAGCTGATGGACACCATTGCATCCAACTGTGGAAATTTGGAGCGTCTGGAGCTGCGTTGGGACCCGGACAACTTGCGTTTCTCCgacaaaagccaaaaggctATTGATATATTGCGCGTTAAGTGCCTAAAGCTGCGCTGCATGGTTTTAAG CGATGGTCGTTATTATGAAACAGTGAAGGCCAACTTTGAACGCGCCGACCGTATCACGGTGGTGCGCACCACCACTTGCTGTCGTGTCTCGCCATATCACTTGTTGCGCAATTATAACGACTTGGTTTTCAACTAA
- the FipoQ gene encoding F-box/LRR-repeat protein 2 isoform X3 — protein MAQTSSQAIGRDDLNAVVKTRLTIEKLPDKVLLHIFSYLSHREICRLARICRRWRKIAYDTRLWKNVSLRPEVSGLHVGSLEMLLSLISVRFGPTLRYIELPIELITHTVLHELSAKCPNLTHMLLDFSTAMQLHDFSEMQAFPTKLRYMCICLSEVIFMEGFMRKIYNFINGLEVLHLVGTYEKCEEEEEEIYEVINVHRLKSATPNLRVINLYGINFIDDSHIDAFSSNCIQLECLAVNFCNKVTGSTLKTLVQRSKRLTCLLMNGTSLKSEFVMQVEWDKCALQELDITATDLTSECLVDMLTRIPNLKFLSAGQINGFNDTVLKQWMEQGNTRSLNSLDLDSSDNITDEGMLKFLQRHGHQLSACCLSGMPHITDQLWMSILPMLGNCKIIVMGTAEKLGVNIHVDQLMDTIASNCGNLERLELRWDPDNLRFSDKSQKAIDILRVKCLKLRCMVLSDGRYYETVKANFERADRITVVRTTTCCRVSPYHLLRNYNDLVFN, from the exons ATGG CGCAAACCTCATCCCAGGCCATTGGACGAGATGATCTCAATGCGGTGGTCAAGACGCGTCTG ACGATTGAAAAACTGCCCGACAAGGTGCTGTTgcacatattttcatatctgTCGCATCGGGAGATTTGTCGGCTGGCCCGCATCTGTCGTCGCTGGCGTAAGATCGCCTACGATACGCGCTTGTGGAAGAATGTATCGCTGCGACCGGAGGTTTCAGGGCTGCACGTCGGCTCTCTGGAGATGCTGCTCTCTCTAATTTCGGTAAGATTTGGACCGACGCTGCGCTACATCGAGCTGCCGATTGAGCTTATCACGCACACGGTGCTGCACGAGCTGTCGGCTAAGTGTCCAAATCTAACGCACATGCTGCTGGACTTCTCCACAG CTATGCAATTGCATGACTTCAGCGAGATGCAGGCGTTTCCCACTAAACTGCGCTACATGTGCATTTGCTTGTCCGAGGTGATCTTCATGGAGGGCTTCATGCGTAAGATTTACAATTTTATCAATGGTCTGGAGGTGCTACACTTGGTTGGCACCTATGAAAAGtgcgaggaggaggaggaggaaatTTACGAAGTCATTAATGTGCACAGACTCAAATCGGCCACGCCCAATTTGCGCGTCATCAATTTGTATGGCATTAATTTTATAGACGACTCGCACATTGATGCCTTCAGCTCCAATTGCATACAGCTTGAGTGCCTGGCTGTTAACTTTTGCAATAAGGTCACAGGATCCACGTTGAAGACGTTGGTGCAGCGCTCGAAGCGATTGACCTGCCTGCTCATGAATGGCACGAGCTTAAAATCAGAGTTTGTCATGCAGGTGGAATGGGATAAGTGCGCGCTACAAGAGCTGGACATTACGGCTACCGATTTGACTAGCGAGTGCCTGGTAGACATGTTAACGCGTATACCCAATCTTAAGTTCCTATCTGCCGGCCAAATCAATGGATTCAATGATACCGTGTTGAAGCAGTGGATGGAACAAGGCAACACCAG ATCCCTCAACTCCTTGGACTTGGACTCCTCGGATAACATAACAGACGAAGGCATGCTAAAGTTTCTGCAGCGCCATGGCCATCAGCTGAGCGCGTGCTGCCTATCTGGCATGCCGCACATTACAGATCAGCTCTGGATGAGCATACTGCCCATGTTGGGTAACTGCAA AATAATAGTTATGGGCACGGCTGAGAAACTGGGCGTCAATATACACGTGGATCAGCTGATGGACACCATTGCATCCAACTGTGGAAATTTGGAGCGTCTGGAGCTGCGTTGGGACCCGGACAACTTGCGTTTCTCCgacaaaagccaaaaggctATTGATATATTGCGCGTTAAGTGCCTAAAGCTGCGCTGCATGGTTTTAAG CGATGGTCGTTATTATGAAACAGTGAAGGCCAACTTTGAACGCGCCGACCGTATCACGGTGGTGCGCACCACCACTTGCTGTCGTGTCTCGCCATATCACTTGTTGCGCAATTATAACGACTTGGTTTTCAACTAA
- the Trc8 gene encoding protein TRC8 homolog isoform X2, with product MSIRTQVLGLVDVMMRVPPIMVIDEILKIGMGVPSQLSSGKGYTMETTTSTTKAAPQEASNSTDTLANIKAFFGMGSEDSATSSIGNRSQDILEHTIENASKSAQAGGMLSSNFNSLMDELANDSMLGNILNITTVKFVVCLLGFLCAACIFMLWTRHLVMVYMFLTSLGLTFLSYWSNVSALELMEQSPSILEDLLSLNTTRLLDSGGIVMALAPHIIAQWFMGMLFAYIHLGPRYALLQRSMPIIFTSPILLAMLPLSSSIVDKLPVIAGLTPIILTKITLMLSAMDASRTVYNGYQYAVNFVSNFGLSALIENEWQRLNVPNVLRLFWIIRIMQGGYALLTVESDVPLQLFPAIEKLLVDGCETLTAVLGMTGVISMICHYIGRGFQWYLLTYDNDEEKSLGTVSAVLFYILALQTGLTSLAPDRRFVRLCRNLCLLVTALLHFLHNIVSPILMSLSAARNPSRKRHVRALSVCAFLILMPVGLLYYLWAQHSPSTWLLAVTAFSVEVIIKVLVSLATYTLFLLDARRQFFWEKLDDYLYYVRAFGNAVEFCFGILLFVNGAWILVFESGGAIRAIMMCIHAYFNIWCEARAGWSVFMKRRSAVHKISALPEATPAQLQAFDDVCAICYQEMYSAKITRCRHFFHGVCLRKWLYVQDRCPLCHEIMMYTDKAEENAQDADPAAPAQAEQPIRIYPREDANNAGVPRRSPERGAEAAPEEGVAPVNAAAALANIDNAIANLASEAAAIAAETRAAVASSASSSSSNSNASYITASAQPPPSTANSAAAVATAAASNTTHIFRLSQEQQ from the exons ATGTCCATCCGGACGCAGGTGCTCGGCCTGGTGGACGTCATGATGCGTGTGCCGCCCATCATGGTCATCGATGAGATACTCAAAATTGGCATGGGCGTCCCCAGCCAGCTCAGTTCGGGTAAAGGTTACACCATGGAGACAACAACctcaacaacaaaagctgcgCCGCAAGAAGCCAGCAACAGCACAGACACCTTAGCCAACATCAAAGCATTCTTTGGTATGGGCAGCGAAGATTCAGCCACCAGCTCTATCGGCAACCGCAGTCAAGATATACTGGAACACACCATAGAAAATGCATCCAAATCAGCGCAAGCCGGCGGAATGCTCAGCAGCAATTTCAACAGCCTAATGGACGAGCTGGCCAACGATAGCATGCTAGGCAATATACTTAATATAACGACGGTGAAGTTCGTCGTCTGTTTACTAG GTTTCTTATGCGCCGCTTGCATTTTCATGTTATGGACGCGGCATTTAGTGATGGTGTACATGTTTCTTACCTCGCTGGGACTCACATTTCTCTCCTACTGGTCCAATGTGAGCGCACTAGAGCTAATGGAGCAAAGTCCGAGCATACTGGAAGATTTATTGTCCTTGAATACGACCAGACTGCTGGATTCGGGCGGAATCGTCATGGCGCTAGCGCCACATATCATCGCCCAATGGTTCATGGGCATGCTCTTTGCCTATATACATTTAGGCCCTCGTTATGCGCTGCTCCAACGGTCCATGCCTATCATTTTTACTAGTCCAATTCTGCTTGCCATGTTGCCTCTTTCATCGAGCATAGTGGACAAACTGCCCGTGATCGCGGGTCTCACGCCCATCATACTGACTAAAATCACGCTTATGCTGAGTGCCATGGACGCTAGCAGAACGGTTTACAATGGTTACCAATATGCCGTGAATTTCGTATCCAACTTTGGACTTTCGGCTCTCATTGAGAACGAGTGGCAGCGTCTAAATGTGCCCAACGTCTTGCGTCTGTTTTGGATCATTAG AATTATGCAGGGCGGCTATGCCTTGCTGACTGTCGAATCGGATGTGCCTTTGCAGCTGTTTCCGGCCATCGAGAAGCTGCTCGTTGATGGTTGTGAAACTTTGACCGCTGTGCTGGGCATGACTGGTGTCATCTCGATGATATGCCACTATATAGGACGCGGCTTTCAGTGGTATCTGCTGACCTATGACAATGACGAAGAGAAGTCGCTGGGCACAGTTTCGGCGGTGCTGTTTTACATATTAGCACTACAAACTGGCCTCACATCATTGGCGCCCGATAGGCGTTTTGTGCGCTTATGTCGCAATCTATGCCTTCTGGTCACAGCGCTACTGCACTTCCTTCACAACATTGTTTCACCCATATTGATGTCGTTGAGCGCGGCGCGGAATCCTTCACGTAAGCGTCACGTGCGCGCTTTATCTGTTTGCGCCTTTCTCATATTAATGCCAGTCGGGCTGCTTTACTACTTGTGGGCGCAGCATTCGCCCTCTACTTGGCTGCTGGCGGTGACTGCCTTCTCCGTGGAGGTCATTATCAAG GTGCTCGTTTCGCTGGCCACATATACGCTCTTTTTACTAGACGCCCGTCGCCAGTTCTTTTGGGAAAAACTAGATGACTATCTATACTATGTGCGTGCCTTCGGCAATGCCGTAGAGTTCTGTTTTGGCATCTTGCTATTTGTTAATGGTGCCTGGATCTTGGTCTTTGAATCGG GCGGCGCCATTAGGGCGATCATGATGTGCATTCATGCCTACTTCAATATCTGGTGCGAGGCACGCGCTGGCTGGTCGGTGTTCATGAAGAGGCGCTCTGCGGTCCACAAGATATCAGCATTGCCGGAAGCGACTCCTGCTCAGCTGCAGGCCTTTGATGATGTATGCGCCATCTGTTATCAG gAAATGTACTCGGCTAAGATAACGCGATGCCGTCACTTTTTCCATGGAGTTTGCCTGCGCAAGTGGCTCTATGTACAGGATCGCTGTCCGCTGTGTCACGAAATAATGATGTACACTGACAAAGCTGAGGAGAACGCACAAGATGCCGAtccagcagctccagctcaaGCTGAACAGCCTATTCGTATATATCCAAGAGAA GACGCAAACAATGCTGGAGTGCCGCGCCGCTCACCCGAACGCGGTGCAGAAGCAGCTCCAGAAGAGGGCGTAGCACCGGTcaatgctgccgctgccttgGCCAATATTGATAATGCTATAGCCAATTTGGCGAGCGAGGCGGCCGCAATTGCAGCAGAGACCCGAGCCGCTGTAGCCAGCAGTGcaagcagtagcagcagcaacagtaatGCGAGCTATATCACAGCGTCGGCTCAACCGCCTCCATCGACGGCAAATTCGGCGGCCGCTGTTGCTACCGCTGCGGCCAGCAATACGACGCACATATTTCGGTTGTCACAGGAACAGCAATGA